Proteins co-encoded in one Metabacillus sp. KUDC1714 genomic window:
- a CDS encoding aldehyde dehydrogenase family protein produces MRLGSIINGQERSESNRDTLEVKNPFNQEIVAELALAKKADLDEAVTNSFETFHSTMKKMPAHQRGEILRNAADLLEENAEDFAQTIVQEAGKPIKYSRDEIARSVQVIRFASELAKNITGEVIPMDAAIGGENRMGLIKRIPLGVVGAITPFNFPLNLSLHKIAPAIAAGNTIVFKPAEKTPVSAYKLVKLFQQAGLPDGVLNLLMGTGEEIGSPLVTHEKVHKITFTGSLPVGRKIRETAGFKKVTLELGSNSPNIIFEDGNIQRAVTELVKGAFAFSGQVCISAQRIYVQKSIYGRFLEQFIKETKALTIGDPTKEETDIGPMIKEEEAKRAKLWIDDAVNNGAKIEVGGTRNGAILSPTIMTNVEHTMKIVSEEVFAPIVSVIPFDNEDEVIRVANDSIYGLQAGVFTKDIDRAMRVADQLEMGGVWINEISTYRQDNHPYGGVKKSGIGKEGIKYAIEDMTEMKFIGMKLMPKD; encoded by the coding sequence ATGCGACTTGGCTCAATAATTAATGGACAAGAGAGAAGTGAAAGTAATCGAGATACACTCGAGGTGAAAAACCCGTTCAATCAAGAAATAGTAGCGGAATTAGCATTAGCAAAAAAAGCGGATCTTGATGAGGCAGTAACGAATAGCTTTGAAACATTTCATTCTACCATGAAAAAGATGCCTGCTCATCAACGTGGCGAAATATTACGAAATGCTGCCGATTTATTAGAAGAAAATGCGGAGGATTTTGCTCAAACGATTGTCCAGGAAGCTGGAAAGCCGATTAAATATAGTAGAGACGAGATTGCACGTTCAGTTCAGGTGATTCGATTTGCATCTGAACTAGCAAAAAATATTACCGGAGAAGTTATCCCAATGGATGCGGCAATTGGTGGAGAAAATCGTATGGGACTTATAAAGCGGATACCATTAGGTGTGGTCGGAGCGATTACACCATTCAACTTCCCGTTAAATTTATCTCTGCATAAAATTGCACCAGCTATTGCAGCTGGTAATACCATCGTTTTTAAACCTGCTGAAAAAACGCCAGTATCTGCTTATAAGCTAGTTAAGTTATTCCAACAAGCAGGTCTTCCAGATGGTGTGTTAAATCTATTAATGGGAACTGGAGAAGAGATTGGCAGTCCTCTTGTCACTCATGAGAAGGTACACAAAATTACCTTTACGGGAAGCTTGCCAGTTGGAAGGAAAATTCGCGAAACAGCTGGCTTTAAGAAAGTTACACTTGAATTAGGGTCAAATTCACCTAATATCATTTTTGAAGACGGTAATATCCAACGCGCAGTAACTGAATTAGTTAAAGGGGCATTTGCCTTTTCAGGGCAGGTTTGTATCTCTGCACAACGAATTTATGTTCAGAAAAGTATTTATGGCAGATTTCTAGAACAGTTTATAAAGGAAACAAAAGCCTTAACAATTGGAGACCCAACGAAAGAAGAGACCGACATTGGGCCAATGATCAAGGAGGAAGAAGCCAAACGTGCAAAGCTTTGGATAGATGATGCTGTGAATAATGGCGCTAAAATAGAGGTGGGTGGCACCCGAAATGGTGCGATTCTCTCCCCAACAATCATGACAAATGTTGAGCATACGATGAAAATCGTTTCCGAGGAGGTATTTGCACCGATCGTATCTGTGATCCCCTTTGATAATGAGGATGAGGTAATTAGAGTAGCCAATGATTCCATATATGGTTTACAAGCAGGGGTATTCACTAAAGATATTGATCGTGCGATGCGTGTCGCAGATCAATTAGAAATGGGCGGGGTATGGATTAATGAAATATCAACGTACCGGCAGGATAATCATCCGTATGGAGGTGTTAAGAAAAGTGGAATTGGTAAAGAAGGCATTAAATATGCAATTGAAGATATGACAGAAATGAAATTTATCGGTATGAAATTAATGCCAAAAGACTAG
- a CDS encoding acetolactate synthase large subunit — translation MKVAELLIKCLEQEGVEYIFGVPGEENIDIMDALLDSSIQFIVTRHETSAAFMAGTYGRLTGKPGVCLATLGPGATNLLTGVANANMDLNPIVAITGQAGLDRQHKISHQYYDLIHIYEPVTKWNAQIKKGEIVPEVIRKAFQVATQEKPGATHIDLPEDIAELEVNASSPLEVTKHTLSEAGDQVIKEAAKLIEQAKHPIILAGNGITRGHASDQLRTLVEKINIPVVHTFMGKGALSWTNELSLLTAGLAGKDYITCGFKDSDLIIAIGFDIAEFSPENWNPDGATPILHIDTEEAETDDCYPVQLNVVGDINENFKKLQQALSPKERNNAWVANVRKKALNELEQFKEDTSFPLKPQKIISDLRSVLKEEDIVISDVGAHKMWMARMYHTYQPNTCLISNGLASMGIAVPGAIGAKIVHPERTVVAVCGDGSFQMTGAELETAKRLNLPIIVLLWRDDGYGLIEWHQLKKFNRSSNIKFGNPDFIQLALSYGFEALQVKKGEELKGILEKAISLKKPVLIDCPVDYSENMKLTEKLRDINC, via the coding sequence ATGAAAGTTGCTGAATTATTAATTAAATGTCTTGAGCAAGAGGGTGTTGAATATATCTTTGGTGTGCCTGGTGAGGAAAATATTGATATTATGGATGCTCTTCTTGATTCAAGTATTCAATTCATCGTAACAAGACATGAAACGAGTGCGGCATTTATGGCTGGTACATACGGAAGACTTACTGGAAAGCCTGGTGTCTGCTTAGCCACCTTAGGACCAGGAGCAACAAATCTACTAACAGGTGTAGCCAATGCGAACATGGATTTAAATCCAATTGTTGCAATTACTGGTCAAGCTGGTTTAGACCGTCAACATAAGATTAGTCATCAGTATTATGATTTGATCCATATATATGAACCTGTTACAAAGTGGAATGCTCAAATAAAAAAGGGTGAAATTGTACCTGAAGTGATTCGTAAAGCGTTTCAAGTAGCAACTCAAGAAAAACCCGGTGCAACCCATATTGATCTCCCAGAAGATATTGCTGAGTTGGAGGTTAATGCTTCCTCTCCTTTAGAAGTAACTAAACACACGTTATCAGAAGCAGGAGATCAGGTTATAAAAGAGGCTGCTAAACTCATCGAACAGGCGAAGCATCCAATTATTTTGGCAGGTAACGGGATAACTAGAGGCCATGCTTCAGACCAATTACGAACTCTAGTTGAAAAGATAAATATTCCAGTCGTCCATACATTTATGGGAAAAGGGGCACTTTCCTGGACAAATGAGCTTAGTTTACTTACAGCAGGATTAGCAGGAAAGGATTACATTACTTGCGGTTTTAAGGATTCTGATTTAATTATCGCAATTGGTTTCGACATCGCTGAATTCTCTCCAGAAAACTGGAATCCTGATGGAGCGACACCAATACTACACATTGACACAGAGGAAGCTGAGACAGATGATTGCTATCCAGTGCAACTAAATGTGGTTGGAGATATTAATGAGAACTTTAAAAAATTACAACAAGCTCTTTCACCTAAAGAAAGAAACAATGCTTGGGTAGCTAACGTTCGCAAAAAAGCTCTAAATGAATTAGAACAATTTAAAGAGGATACAAGCTTCCCGCTTAAACCGCAAAAGATCATTTCTGATTTACGTTCTGTTTTAAAAGAAGAAGATATCGTTATTTCTGACGTTGGCGCACATAAAATGTGGATGGCTCGAATGTACCATACGTATCAACCAAATACTTGTTTGATTTCAAATGGTCTCGCATCAATGGGAATCGCTGTACCTGGAGCAATTGGTGCGAAAATTGTCCATCCAGAGCGTACTGTTGTTGCTGTTTGTGGCGACGGATCCTTCCAAATGACAGGTGCCGAGCTAGAAACAGCGAAAAGACTTAATCTACCAATTATCGTTTTATTATGGAGAGATGATGGGTACGGCTTAATCGAATGGCATCAGCTGAAAAAGTTTAATCGTTCTTCCAATATTAAATTTGGAAATCCAGATTTTATTCAACTCGCCTTATCCTATGGTTTTGAGGCTCTCCAAGTAAAAAAAGGTGAGGAGCTTAAAGGCATTTTAGAAAAAGCAATTTCACTTAAAAAACCAGTTCTTATCGATTGCCCAGTTGATTATAGTGAGAATATGAAATTAACAGAAAAACTAAGAGATATTAATTGTTAA